Proteins encoded together in one Sylvia atricapilla isolate bSylAtr1 chromosome 2, bSylAtr1.pri, whole genome shotgun sequence window:
- the CBY2 gene encoding protein chibby homolog 2, with the protein MQHTEPETDYITPQVKTKGEMLVFTDRKWVNDIYCQPPFPSHQKLFTRKAQNEWNIWEENRALWQENQVLWIKNRVLWEENKALRYLQSQNKSVQVIYTDAIQRSLKNKNKPFPLFQEKNTGFQFSLGNKALQAVQEKHKIFQNFQQKNKALAVTWKDRKGITVHEESKEASSDLQENTKNIAAVGKGNPVLQQKQEGKRKSPTPTQNKIKCAPSMLGEHEILQVLQDLYKLLHTFLKRNHPPGEKQCCHNLYDVNRSFQEDYNKLKVQLNAVKNTVSDITAQMDMLEKEIIAITSPMYEEAGN; encoded by the coding sequence ATGCAGCACACTGAGCCTGAGACAGACTACATCACCCCTCAGGTGAAGACAAAGGGTGAGATGTTAGTCTTTACTGACAGGAAATGGGTGAATGACATCTACTGCCAGCCACCCTTTCCTTCCCACCAGAAACTCTTTACCAGGAAGGCACAGAATGAGTGGAACATCTGGGAGGAGAACAGAGCACTCTGGCAGGAAAACCAAGTCCTCTGGATCAAAAATAGGGTGctctgggaagaaaacaagGCCCTACGATATCTCCAGTCCCAGAACAAATCTGTTCAGGTAATTTACACAGATGCTATCCAGCGAAGCCTCAAGAACAAAAATAAGCCTTTTCCACTCTTCCAAGAGAAGAACACAGGCTTTCAGTTCAGCCTGGGCAACAAAGCTCTCCAGGCAGTCCAGGAAAAGCATAAAATCTTTCAGAATTTCCAGCAGAAGAATAAAGCACTTGCTGTTACATGGAAAGACCGAAAAGGCATCACAGTCCATGAAGAGAGCAAAGAAGCCAGCTCAGATCTTCAGGAGAACACTAAAAACATTGCAGCTGTGGGAAAGGGTAACCCAGTCCTCCAGCAGAAACAGGAAGGTAAAAGGAAGAGCCCTACTCCAACTCAGAATAAGATCAAGTGTGCCCCAAGTATGCTGGGAGAGCATGAGATCCTCCAGGTTCTCCAGGATTTATATAAGCTCCTCCACACCTTCCTGAAAAGGAACCATCCCCCTGGGGAGAAACAATGCTGCCACAATCTCTATGATGTGAACAGATCCTTCCAAGAAGATTACAACAAACTGAAGGTGCAGCTGAATGCTGTGAAAAACACTGTGTCAGACATTACGGCTCAAATGGATATGCTGGAAAAGGAGATCATTGCCATCACTTCCCCTATGTATGAAGAAGCTGGCAACTGA